DNA sequence from the Phoenix dactylifera cultivar Barhee BC4 chromosome 13, palm_55x_up_171113_PBpolish2nd_filt_p, whole genome shotgun sequence genome:
AAAATTACAAAAGAGACACCAGCAAAAATACATTTAGCTACTTTTGCAACTTAGGTTTCCTCTCCTAgcagaaaaaaatgaaactagttttTTCCTATTCCATAATCTCAAGTTGCGCTCAAGCATAACATACATAATAAGCGATTACGTATCATGAAACAGACATGACATTTATAATGAAAATTGAGTATGTGGCCTGAACATGTCTAAATCACTTATACTgttcttctttaaaaaaataataacaaaaagttgatctattttgtgatattttcaTGGTCTTAAACAATTCCActagataaaattttatatatctAGAGTACAGGACAACTTCGACCAAAATTGACCATGAACAAAACACTGTCATTTACATCTGGCAATAATCAGAACCTTATCCTCTACATGTAAGGAATGTCATGCATCAATAACTATTGTGTTAACAATCAGCAGTAAGCGCAACATAACCATCAACTATTCTACGAGATGTAGCTATTTATACCCAAAATCGAATAATAAGGGCAAAAAATTAGACATACACAAATAGGGCAGATAGCGGCCAGGACACATGGTTAGCCAGGCTTCCCACAAGCTCTCTGTATAATAGGTTCGGGTTAGCACCTAGTGTCAACTGTGTATTAGTTGGCATCAATTGATATCATTCTACCTCATGTCATATTGGTCACAACAATAAAATATGCAGCATTACATAAAGATCCAACTGACATTTGATCAATAGTTTTTTTAACAATACAGTCCCATTTGCCAGTAGATACTTTGTTAGCCCTGtatcatttttttcttattgattTTCCGGCATCAGCAGGCAAACTTATACCTGCGGCATATAAATTGCTTAACTGATCTGAGCTATTTACATGAAAGCTTGAAGGACAGGTTATGACATAAACGTTAAAAAAAAGTGATATATAGAAACTTTAGTATATCACCGGTTGCACCATTGATCAAATACTCCAACACATACTAGAGATTAATTCAGGAATACAAACCTGACTCTCATGGAGAAGGTGTTAATATCCTTGTCAAGGGTATCAAGGAGAAAGATGGCTTGAATAACCATGTTATCCACCCGATTAACATTGAACTTGACCTTAGCTCGGCTGTAGCTATGCCCCAAACCCAGCTGAGCCTTCTCCAAGTCTGATGGCTAAAACCACAAATACAAAATCCACAGAACAGCATCATCTTTACATGAAAACCCAGTATAACTTATAGCAGATATAAACTACTCAATCAGGTGACAAAAATTCAACCTTTAAGTCTTTAATGAACCTATCAAAGTGCAACCTGACACCACGAAGGAGCTCGAGAACAAACTCATTGCTCTGGCAAGGAATCTTGGTCACTTCGAAGATCTGAGACCCAACTTTAGGCTCTGCAACGCCGAGGCTGAACTTAaccttcttcccctcttttgGTTTCGGGAGGTTGATTTCCAAGAAGTTCCTCAACTCATCGGTCATAAGCCCTAGAAGCCCGCAACAAAATCGATTAAATTTATGACTTCGAACCCCAAATGGGCAGCAGATGGGGGGAAAGTTAGGGTTCGGAGCTCACCTTCGGAGATGGCGTTGCATTGGTTGAGGGCATCGAGGGCGGAGGAGAAAGGGTGGAAGGCGACGAGCTTGACCACCTTGCCAAAACGCGTGAGGTCGAGGACCGAGTTCCGGACGGCCTCGGTGTTCTGGCCGATCTCGTCGAGGCCGTACGCGTGGAAGAGGGAGTAGCCGGAGGCCGATTCAAAGAGGAGGTAGAGTGCCATCGCCCGACGGAGCCAGGCTTCGACGAGGAGAAGGTTGGAATTCTAGGgtttctcctccctctcccctctggTTTTCAGCTAGGGTTTTGGAGGCGCGCGGGGGGAGAAGTGGAGGTAGGGTTTTGAGGAGAGAGGGGCAGGGAGGTAGGGTTTTACGGGCCTCGGTTCTCCTCCCGGTGCTCCGCCAGGAATCTTTAACTCGATCAGGACCGTCCGATGGATCCGACCGCCTCCGGCCAGGGAAATTAAGAATGAGGGTTTGGGTTGGGTCCTGTCTTAAAGGGACGGACCTAATTCCGGCTTGCCCCAGCCATCTACCAGCAGTTTAGGTGGTATTTGGTAACAGCATAAGACCTGAAATAAAATCCTGCACCAGCCAAATATTATTgacaaaataataattatactCTATTGCcagttatttttgcatattgatgttatatttatatacaatatatatatatatatatatatatatatatatatatatatatatatatataaacatggaGATATGTGCCAACTTCTTGATATGATTTCAGAGTCTTGGAAGCTCTTGGCATGTTTTTTAAatctcatgtttttttttttgcattggtGGTGTCTCAAAAGATGAGGTAGTAAAAGGACTCATGAAAAATTAAGAAATGGTTGATGGTGACCCTTGATTGTAAGCAGGGTTTGGGGTTTAAGAAATTAAATGTTCAAGACActctaattatatatattttacttGGTGAAACCTCTTTCTCACCTCCTACTTATATTGTATTTTAGATGTATCATTTTCTATTGAAGTGAACAAATATATAGGACAATTTACTTTGTTCTTTGAAGTCATGGATGGAAGATCGTGGAAAGTTTTTGTTGTTGGTGGATTAACACGCTTGCTGCTAGATGTGAAAAGTTAAAGTGGATGAGAATCTAAAAAGTGTGCTTAAATCAAACTAATTTCACTGTGTTAggatttttgatttatttatgttGCTCACAACTTAAGTATAATTGTCCTTCTAAGATCAAATAGAATCCACTGAGGAAAGAGCCAAAATGTGTGCTAAAATCAAGAGTAGCTAATTAATTTCATACTCTaatgcaagttttttttttaaattaagtctTCGGTTAATTGTGGAGAGTCATTGgataatgaaatattttatatttttttatttattaaagtAAAAACCATATCTTTGGCTTTATCGTAGGGCTGTAGGGGGCAGGTTAGAGGAGCGTGCCATAGAACAATAATCCAACTCATCTAAATTTGAAAGACTTGCTTAAACTTATACTCTAATAATGGATTAAGCTGGGTAGAAACATAACTTTGTCTTCAAGATGGTGCAACCCGAAGCATGGTCTTTAGCAAACTGACCTCATTATCAAATGATGAAGATATGATCCAATTAACTAAAATTTACTTCCTATAAAGAAGCAATTGCTAAGATTGATATCATATTTTTGAGGTATTCAAAACTTGATATTGTAATAAACAGAATGTAGTCATAGGGACACTTTGAAATAAGAGTAATTATTCAAACGAGTGATTAAGATAGTTCAAAAAGTCTTAGCCTCGGATAgtgatatttttttctatttttccatccATAAGTTGATTTTATTTTGGTATTCGGTTTGTCTTTGTGCATTGATGCCACCAGCTTTTGCTCAACGCATAAAATCAACAAAAACTTGTGCGACGGTTCTGTCCAAAATTCACAATATTCATTAACCAAGTCACGTGCTCACGTGCTTTTTGTCAGTAACGTtaaatttagtcccatattggatATTGGATAGAGTATACGCTTCTACTTCTATATGCTGCCAAGAGGACCGGGCGTCTCTTCGGAGACATCCGATAAAATTGGAACGATACAGAGAAGATTAGCATGGCCCCTGCGCAAGGATGACACGCATAAATCGAGAAAtggtccaaattttttttttgatcttcgCAAGAGCTGTTTAATCTCTTATTTtttaacctctttttctttcaatcCATCGTTCTAGGGTTTTCTTCTTCGATTTGGGGTAGTTTTATCTTCTCTTTTGCAAAACCCTCAGCGATTTCCAGGAGTTCTCTTAGGGCTCGGTTGGGTAAGTTTTAATATCAACTTCTGTTCCTTGCGTTCGAATTTATATGCTATTCATATGCATGGCAACCATGATGAACCAGATTCCATCGTTCTAGGGTTTTCTTCTTCGATTCAGGGtagttttccttctcttttgcaCCAAATCGCACCTGATCCATCGTTCGAGGGTTTGCTTCTTCGATTTGGGgttgtttttcttctcttctgcaAAACCCTCAGCGATTTCCAGGAGTTCTCTCAAGACTCGTTTGGGTAAGTTTtaatatcaacttttgatctttTCGGTAGCTTGGTGTTTCTTATGCGAATTTATATCCTATTCATATGCATGGCATCCACGATGAACCAGATTCATTTTTCTTCGACTTGGTCATGATGTGTTATaactttttatatttataaCATCTGTCCTTCAGTTTGATATAATTGTAATTGTAATTTGATTCGGTGTCTGTGAAATGAGTGGATGGGCAGAGTTAATGGTGGAGGTTAGATGGCTAGATACGTAAAATGGATGACAATGGAGAAGAAAAAATTTAGTTGTTTTCAGTTGTTGCGATGTTATGGTGCTGGAGTTGCAgcattattttttctaaaatcatTACACCACAATTCCCTTTCTTGCTCTGGAATCATTTTgaagagatgaagaagatggtgGGCTTCCAAAGGTTTGAAAATAGTGGCAGGTATTGATATAAAAAAATTCacttttattctttaaatttGAGGCCTTCAGATATGGATTCTTTTATAGAGGAGACTGTGAGGAAGGCCAAATAAAAGgaataattttcaaaaattccATTAGCTATTGTAATTGTCTAAATCCCACTGATTTGATCCAAAGGATTTCCGAAAGAAAGATGcagaaatcaaaaaataaaaaattcccACTGATTAACTTGCAGTTACAACTCCTTGATTTTCTTAGGAATCCTTGTCATAACTACTTAGGCCAAGACATGTTCTTATCCTCATACGGCGACTTACCTTTTTTGGTCTTATACCATCTACAATGAAGTCATTTGGTTTCAGCCTGTAGAAGCCTCTGAAATATATTGGTCAAACGGGTTCTAATCTATCAGTTgctcttttgagaaaaaattcCTAGCATGTGGGATGGCTCATTAGTTAGTCTTTATCGTCTTTTCACTTATTGGTGGGATACTCTTGGTCTGTTTGCAGCTTTTTAACAGCACCATATCTGTTTTTCAGTGTGGTTCATTTATTCTTCACTCCTAAAAGTATCTTCTCCAAGAAGTGTGAATCAGTCATTTGGTGGCTTTATTCCTGTTCACTTAATACACTCCATAATATATTTATTCGTGACTTGAATCATCCATGGATCATTGGATGGATAAGTGACTTGGGACAATCACTGTGATAATGGTATCTAAAGCAACACCATCACAAATTTGATCCTCAGAATCCAACAATATCtagcattttctttagtttgataATTTATTCACTGAATGATCATTGCATTTTACACATGTTTCCAGAAATTACACATATTTgagtgatttttttctttttagcatGCAGGTAATTAGAATCTATATGAAGTTTCTGGTTATGAAGTGAAGATGCTAATAAATAGTAGTCTGTTCTAAACAGCTATTGGGACAATCCATtggaaataagaaaagaaagattcatctcctctctttcttttttttcaatggtTCGTTCATAAGTTTCTTCTCATTTTCATGATCCAGGTTTCCATTTCGGTTTATGCATTGCAACTTTGGGTAGTTTGTGATAGCCTTTTCAGTTCCTAGTCCATGTTTGGGTAGACAAGTGGTGCTAGCAGAAATATTTTTGTTCAGAAACTTTTTAGGGTCCTGATCCTTTTGCTTTGTAGAGAGTTCAATATTTGGTGGGACACTAAATGTTGTCTCTAGGCAGCCTTCCCACCAACATCTGGTACTTAACCAGAACCAACTTTTGGAAGTTTGATGCTTGCTTTTGGAGCATCATCAACTAGCACATGTGGCAGTTCTTGCATTTTCATTGGTGGAGACGATGGAACAACCTTTCAAGAACTAAGTTATTTCCATGCATCTATATACtgattatgtttttttttccttattagtaaaattatgcattataagtatgagaaaagaataaattcatGTGAGATCAGTGTTATTCTTCTACTTTTGGATGCAGGATGATGTAACAACTCTGTTGTATTTATGAGTTTGATGTGGTTTATTGCTTGCTTGGTTCGTCTGCCTTTAGTGCTTGATGCAGATGAATTTTGTACTCCCTTGTCTTGGACAAACAGTGGGTGGAATTGTTTTAGGTGGTCTCTTGAGGTTTCTGAGAACAGTGGTATGTCGTGTATTGCGGGCCTTATTACTTAAATTGAGATTTTACTATCTACCTATGAAATTCTAGACCATTACAAAAAAAAGTTAGCATATCTATTTGCTGCTCAACATGTTAACGTCATAAGTTTCAGTAGATGTTTGCCCATCAATCTTGATATCAAACTCTGCATTGTATACTCTTGTATGCTTGGAATTTGTGATTTCCAACCTTGGAGTCATGCCCTCCAAATATGAACTTTATAATGTGTTTGCTCCTTATGGTTCATCAATAGTACTATTTCTTGCTATAAGTGACCTAATAAGCCTCTTTCTTGGTATGGTACTAGTAGCAATAATGTTATGGGATGATGTTATATTTGTGGCATCTATCACAGTGGTTTCCCCAAACATTTGGGTATATTGTCATGATTAGTTCTCATTTGATATTTTGTCTTATTAAGCAATTTATTCCAAGGTTTGTCGTCTCAGTGTCAGaccccataccggtgccacattagcactgtattggtatggtatggtagtATGGTACGAAGTTGGTACGCCTTCCGTACCATATACCGATACCAAATGGGTACTGTACGGTATGTCCCATACTGTCCGGTTCGAGCCAGTACGGCGATAAATTCCGATCACTTTCTTCcaagattattatttttttttaatatattttgatGCTGTATTTGACATGTATCATTTGTTGTATGTGCACCTTGCagctattttaatttttttccccttcattAGTTAGCGGATGCCACAGATATGAatgaatatgaaatgagaattgTATGGTTGACGTGGGCAACATTCGTGATGCAACATGGACAAATgatgatgaaaaaaaatatattgtacTCATGGAAGAAGAGGTCATCAAGGGGAATAGGCCCAAAAGAAGCCTGCATGGCATCATATCtgagaagcacttaatgcacaaaCCTGGAAGAACTGTGATAACACACAATTAAGAAATAAGTTCAACTGATTAAGGACTTGACAGAAGGAATTTGCTAATTTGATAAATGAGAAGGGACTTAGTTGGAACTCAAGTGACGAGGTCTGGCAACGCTTATACGAGGTAAAATCTTGTATCTTGTGggatgttttttttaattttttactttttaaatcatttagttcaATAAGTTTACATGGTGACTTACACACCAGTGCATAAGTTTGCAAGAAGTTTTCATAAGAAAGGGTGCCTGCTATTTAATAAGTTATGTCTGATTTACAGGGACAAGGTAACTGGCTCCCATGAGCATCCTTCAGGGAGTCCTCCAGAAACTGATACTGAAGAATAGGGTGCAGAGCTGAATGtggagacttcttttaatgagCATCTTGATGGCGACTTAATTAATGCTTTGTATGCCTTCTCATGCAAGCACTAAATGCACTTAAAGGCTTAGATGGAGCAGCTTATGTTAAGGAAGTTGGGAAGTTCCATGATGATCTTTAAGGCATGTTGGAGTGGCAAGGGGATTGCAAGTGTGACAAAAATGATACTGGATCTATGCCAAGATTTTTTGGTACGTAAGGAAAAATGATACTGGATATAATCTCCAACTTGTACGTTATGCATAGGTAGCAAAAGGGGGCGGTGATGTGATGATACTGGATAACAAATTATACCACTATAAATGTAGCCAAATGGGGTCGTGGGGTTTACATTAACATCCAGAATGCTGTAAATTTCCACTTGACAGTTAATGTGGTTGCTCTGATGGTTCATTTTATTTCTGCATGCATCGCAGGTACACCCAAATCTTCATTGAACTCCTTTATTGCTGCACTTTAGTTGAGGACTCTTTGAGTTGCTCTGGCATTTAAAAATCACACATTTCTCATGTTGTTTTACTCATAGGAGTGCTCCTCTGACTGATACCCACTTGCTTTGGGTCAACATGATTATGGATATTCTCAGTGCTTTCGCATTAGCAGCAGAGTCTCCAATGATGAACAAGAAAAGACCACCTGGTGGGGAGAGAACTTCATCACCAGGGTCATGTTGAGAAATATCAATGGCCAGAGTATATTTCAATTGATTGTACTTGGACTTCTCATGTTTGATGGGAAACGGCTTTTGAAAGTTAGTGTTCCAGATGCTGATTCACTTCTCAATACATTCATGTTCTACACATTTGTGTTTTGCCAGGTATCAGTTGTACTTGTAGTTTCTAGTAAAATATGGAACATTTCTAGTATCTATAGTTTCATTGTTCTTGATTCTGCATCTCTTGAATGTAGAACCTCTTCGTGTGGTAAAGACTAATCTTTGTTTTTTTATCATTCACAGAATTCTTATAATTGTTCTTTGGTGCTTCGAAATCTATGAATATCATCACTTGTTTTTGTTTGCAATAGATCTCTTTCGCTATGTAACTCTACAGTAATGTTAGTGCATAAGATAGGAAAAGCAATCGGCTCTTGCCACTGCCgacaaaaaataattattttgtagAAAATATTGTTTGATGGTATATGGTCTCTAGGGTTATTTGATTAGATGCTCGTTTTAGCAATGGTGTTAGCAGACTACTTGGTTTGACAGTCAATCTTGTAGCAGGTAGACCTTTGCAAGTTTTTTATCAGTTTATCTGTGTAAAGATCAAGTTGCAGCGGAAAATTTCATTCTGGAGAGTATCAAGTATTTGTTCATGCGGAATTTATCTAATTTGAAGGAATAGTTTAGTTCGGATTTATTCTAACTTTTTTCATTTGATAAGAAAAAGGAATATACTTCATACAATATAGTTTCATTTTGTTTTGCAGGGCTGCCAGGACATCAATTGTCAACCTTTGCCAAAACCAAACCAGCTTCAAGTCAAGATTTCGTTAGTTGTCAGTCCAAGAATAACTGAAAGTTTTAGCAATCAGATTTTGTGCAGTGATAGCACACCTTGAACCTCTGGTTGGAATATGAACTTATTTTATTTGTGgatttatggcacatcacagcaTATCCTTGTTCAGGATCTGgaatttattatataaagtTCAATTTTGGGATGGTCGTCTGATACATGTAGAAGCCTCAGTACCAACTGTTTGATAGTGTTTCAATTCCTATTTCTTGGTGCAGTAACACGACTCAAAGCGAAAAAATCTGATTCttgggagaaaaaaagaaaggacatTGGCAAATGGATCTATCAATTAATTCTTCATTGTACAGAAGAAGCTTCCATGAACATTCAAGAAACGAAAAggtcaaaaaaaataagaggaagaaaaaagggGCACCATTCTAGTTGTAACAGCAAATAAGAGGCTCAAAGGATCAAATCTAATCTGCTATTTTCCTCTAGTCAATTAATAGGGAATGCTGCAATATTTTTGTATACCACTGTCGTTGACAAATGAATCTAGCAGAAGGAGTGAGATTAAACTACCATTGACTCGAGAAACTTGTAACATATAATTGACTATCTTTGGCATGCGTCGGGCATCATATTGACTTGATCAAGTGAGTTAACTTGATGTCAACTTTCCATACTTTTCACGAGATTATTGCTTACATGTGCGATCGACTGCGAATATTCAATAGATTTTTCACTTCACTTAATCCCAATTTAACTGGCATGAGGTGAGATTGATTAAATTAGGGATCACATAAAATTCTGTATATCAAGTGTTTAAGGAACTTACTTCGACATGAATGCATATATAATTCCAAAGCTGTTAGACATCTAGCACCAAAGAGATTCGCATTACAACCTACAGATACAGGCATATATATTGCATTTGATATATTGGTAAATCATTGGATTTCTGAACTTTAtagtaaaattaaaatataaggggTTTTGACATATTTTCAGAGTTAATTAGAACATAAAGGGACAACATTTGAAAGTAGACAACTCATAACATCCATCCTTCAATAATAATCAATATCATAATTCAGGGTGAAATATTACATCAAGCAGAACACATAAGATCACAGAGCTCTTTCAAACAAGCTGCAGCGTATGGGTGACCGATTTGTAAAACACAAAAGGTGGAGTCCAATACAAACAGCTTTGGGTCACGAGCACTTCATTCTTTTAATTCCACCTGCAACAAGCATAAGAATAAGCTGCAGATGAGCACCCCAATTGCATATAAGTGCTCTAATGGTCGCCCCGCGGTTCACCCAAAAAGGTTGTATAAACAGTCCCTTTTGGGTGTACGCCCAGCCATTGTGTGATTCATGGGAGGGTCAGGGTGTTTTTCAATGCCAAGAGGCCAATTTTGCCCTTGGCAGGTCACAAGGAAACTGCCTTTGTAACCTTCTTGGTGGAACTTGTGAGTGAAAAATATGTCAAAGCACTTTGACTTCAAGTGAAACTTGCAACCTGTCAAAGCTGATGGACAAACAGCTCCTAAATTGCTGGCAAGAGTTCAACTTAAGAGTGGTCATTTAGAAGAAGTTTCTTAGAAAAATCTATTGCAAATTCATGACAGGAATTCCTTAACCAACATTTCAGTTGCTCTAAACTATTTATGCATATCTAGTTTTCCAATGTCCTATATTACTGCAGCTTCACAACAGTTCATGATCTTTAAGTTACAACACTATCATTTTTGGAAGCCTCTTTAAAAGTTAACGAgagatcatgatattttattcaaGACACTGATAGTGATACACAAAATGTGTTCCAAAACTCAGAAAAACAAGACTTCATTAATTTACCAACTTAGCATCTGCCTCCTTCAATGCCCGAACAAGATGAGTGATACGATATTGAAGCTTCAGGTTCTCTGCTGCAAGTTTCTGGATCTCCTTTGAAGCCTACAAGCAAACAAAAGGTAATAAGACTCTCCTTACTTATGTGTTGTATGTGAAGATGCAACTCTAGACAGAGTCCAACCTTTTCTCGCTCAGACATGAGCTCCGCTTGTGCAGTTTCTAGCTTTGCTTGGAAGTCTTTTATTACAGATGATATTTCCTTGTTTTCATTGTCCGAATCACCTGAGAGATAATACAcaagaatataaataaaatttacattTAAAGAATACTTGGACTTGTATAATGACATTGCAGCCTACCTTTCTTAGCAAGCAAAGCCTCCAATTTTGCTAACCGGTCCTACAGATACAATATAAGAGTAAGGATGCTGCCAGAAACTAAACGTGCAGATAAGCAACACGTAGAAGTTctatcaaaaataaagaaaatttcttGCAGCAGATTGTCATGTTGTTATTTTGCATACATTTATGCAGACAATTTTTTCTTGACTGGTTATAATGTAAGAACAGGGAGAGTCTTTTCTCCCAAACGATATTGTTGTGGAAGTATACAGCCATACAT
Encoded proteins:
- the LOC103711707 gene encoding uncharacterized protein LOC103711707; this encodes MAEVEKSKNLDKVLKPFYQRASEAEDRLAKLEALLAKKGDSDNENKEISSVIKDFQAKLETAQAELMSEREKASKEIQKLAAENLKLQYRITHLVRALKEADAKLVELKE